tttgaaagcgtCGTGATCACACTTCCGGCTTAGTTCCGCTTTACCCCGGCTTCATGAAGTAGCAACTTAATGCTAAGCGGAGAAGTTACCAGCGATAGTAAAATGTTGCAGCATAATTTCGATTCTCTGTAACTAATAGACATATCAGTGGCCACTGTAGAATAAACACTACCCAGTATTGACTCAAAATAGCGTAACAGTTTTTATAACATTGCCATTTACAAATAGTAAGGTTAGGGTAAGCGGCGGCGCACAGCCGACACAGGAGGAGATGTCTGCtgttatacattaaaaatagtaCCAGGACCTTCCAAGACGAGTAAGTCGATTTGTACTGTAAGAGTTTACCTTTGCATGAAGATGGCTTTGACTGTAGGTTAATAGAAAATACTGTATCATCTTATAGCTTATGAGGTGCCTACAAAATGAACTGGATTACTGATCCTTTCCTCCTTGTTTTAAAGGAAACTTCCTGACATAATGAACCCATCAGGTTACTAACACTGATGTACAGTTtttcaaaacatgttttgtttcaCTGAGCTGACAGATCTAAAATGCATTATTTGCTTCAGCTTTGTAGGTGTTTTATGCCCACATAGAGGCTCGTTGAAGTTTAGTGTAAGTCGCCCTTTGATTGACAAACTCCAGCCTTTTATGTCAGCGTGTCTACGGGTCATGAGTGCTGAAGCACTGCACTAAAATGCAACACAAAGGACTTAGTTCATTTGTGCTAAAGTAAAAATGTGTTGTGTTAGTAAGCTTATACTAATGTCTACAAGTGGTTATGATTGTGATTATTTTTGGTGCTTAACTAGGCCATTTTGTTGTTGTCATACTTTTAATTGCATGATTTATGCCAGTGTTTTCTATGTCACCttagaaaaaaatgccatcgAGAAATCATCTTGACAAAAttgggaggaagaaaaagaagaaatggacagaGGATGCCATGGAGCGTGCACTGATAGAGGTCAAGTCAGGAAGGTGCACAGTGAGACAGGCCGCCAAGGAGTTTGGAGTCCCTAAATCTTCACTGGGGGACAGAGTCAGTGGACGGGTGACCCCAGGGAGTCGCAGCGGGCCTGCTCAGCTTATAACATCTGCCGATGAGGAACTGTTAGTTGAGTTCTCCTTATACATGTCCAGGCATGGATTCCCACTTACAAAGCAGCAGCTGGTGTCCTTTGCATCATCGATTTATAAGCGGCAGCACCGGAGGGTGGCCTTTTCCAAACTGGGCCAGACATGGTGGCTCAATTTTAGAAAACGACAAGAGAAAAACATCACCATTCAGCCAGCAGACAATGTTGTCCGTGGGAGGACGGTGTCAGTACGAAAGGAAGCAGTAGATCAGTTTTTTCACCTACTGAGGACTGTTGTAGATGCTCACAAGCTCAGAGACAAGCCTCACCAAATTTTCAACTGCAATGAGACAGGCTTTCAGCTAGGCAGGAAGAGGGTGACTCTCCCCAAATCTGCCAGTCTAGGCTACAAGCCAGCTCCAGGCTCCAGGGACCATGTCTCTGTCCTGGCTTGCTTTAACGCAGCTGGAGAAGACATCCCCCCATTTATAATCTACTCAAAGGCCTATCCAGGGGGAGTATGTTACAAGACCCAAGGACCGCCAAATGCCCTATACGGGTGGTCAGACTCGGGGTGTGTCAATTCAGACCTCTTTAAGAAATGGTTCCTCAAACATTTTCTCGTGCGTGCGCCAAAGGAACGTCCACTCCTGTTGATTTTCGACGGCCACAGGTCACCTGTGAACCTGGAGGTGGTGGAATCAGCTCGTAAGGAGGACGTCATTCTTCTGTGTCTCCCGCCTCATTGCTCACACATCCTCCAGCCGCTCGATGCTGGCCTCTTTGTGGTCCTGAAGCAGCATTTTGCTTCGCTCCTAGGTGATGACCACACCACTGACACCCACTTTGCAGTTAGCAAAAAGGAGTTCTCAGGTGTTTTTAAAGGAACATATCAGGTAGCAAAGGAGGAGGAAGGTGTGAGGATTGTGAAGGAAGGCTTTAGGAAATGTGGGATCTACCCACTGAACCACTTCACCATCAGTGACGGTCATTTAATATCAGCACACAGCATTGGCCCAGTAGCTGCACCCTCACTGTCATTATCGTCATCACAAGGGGTGCACACTGTAGGAGACCTCACAGCTGCTGGACCCTCCTCCTAACGCAAcactatcacactgatattaTATTGGAGGAAACTGATTGCATAATTCAGCAAAGCATAAATAAGCACAGGCTAGTTCTGTCATTTGAAGTCCTGAatcagtcattttaaatttgtacaCCACCTCCTGCTGCCTCCCTGCAGAGAGCGCCGTTTGAGGAAGGCGTGCGTTATTAATTTCTTCTCAACACTGAGCTCAGATTTCGTTATGATAATGTTTGAGTGCTGCACAACTTTGGTTTTCAGTTGGTTGGAGTCCCAAGATGAATGTGAAGGTTTTCAGAGGGATTACAGAAGAATAAGGAAAAATCGAGGAAATATTTCTgcttaaaaaatgttattttcttcacaaatgttttcatgttcttgTGAATTATTGAATAGAAAGTTAATTTAAATGAAGCGACCCGTGAATGAAAAACCCCTGAAAAGTGCTCACGAGTTGCTTGAATTTAAGGGACTGCAAGCAAAAGAACATTGGTAGATGTTGCTGTGAATCAAATTTATCGTCAGTCCCATCTTcatggggggttttttttgtgtttttttttttttttctgctgttgctgGCCAGTCAACTACCTAACCATCATCGGTGATGGGCATGATTTCAGTTTTAGTGGTCTCTGACAGTAAGTGAGGGAGGCAAATCTGCAAGGTGTGAGCTGCCCCAGTAGTTCTGCACTGATAACACGGGTGCTTCACTCTCTATTTTTATGTATGCAACTAATATGACAAATTCACCTGATTATCTCAAACACACTGGGAAAGATAAGGGATGGATTTAAAACATTGTGGACATCTCGTAACTACAGAAACGGATGCATTAGGAAAAATAAGATTTGGCAAGCTTTGTGTGCTAAGCACTTCCTCCTTTATGGTGTTCAAGATGTCCATTAAACCCACTGTTGGCTCTTGAAAACCAGATAGGCTTGGAGTGGAAGGTGAAGCCATTTTATCAAGGATACAGATGATGCAGCTATAGGATGAGACACACCCACCACTGTTGTAATGGTTCACTCTTGAGGTCAAAGAAAACATGTCAGTTTTTGGTTCCACCTGGGAAATAACACTTTAAAATTGAATGTGCAAATCTGTTATTCCTTTACTTAGACTCACCGGCCtttttgttaggtacacctcttcagctgcttgttaatgcaaacatcgaggcagccaatcacatggcagcaagtcAGTATATTTAGGTATATAGACATAGTCAAGCCGCATTattaatgtgcagctgacaaatctgcaggaaCTGTGTGGTACTATAACGTCCATATAGTACCTTAGTGAATCTATGGTGTGAAtgattaaggcagttctgagggtaaaagggggtccaacccagtgcAAGCAAGATGTACATAATAAAGTAGCCAGTGAGTGTAAGTATTCTGAATGTTTTTGATCACAGAAACtgatagaaaagaaaaatgtaatctAAATATTCTTAAGGAAAGATTTATTAATTTGCTTCTTTCTGTTCACATGGACGAATGAACCCTACATGATCtcggggcaaaaaaaaaatccacaataaagatatttttcaaatgtttggaGCACAAATTTGTCCATAAGTTTAATAATTTACTCAGTTTTGTTGTAGCCACGCCTGTGCGTCTATCGTGTATATGTTCAGGCTGAGTGATGTAATGTCAGTGCAATGATACATTTGTCAGCAACACTCAGGCAGCTAACTTTGATGGAGCCATTAAttattagaaatattgtgcaaacagGCATCAGAACACCTTTACAACCTATTACCAGTAAAGAATAACTGTGTATGACTGTATTTACAATTACTGGATGTCTTTATACTGATCATTATTTTTATGCACAGGAATGTTAGGATtaaccacttttttttaacaaagctggtaaaatatttttacacataCTGTTCAATTCAAATTGGGGATTCATATGTTAAGATGTCCATTAGAAAACTTTTGCTACAGTATTTAAGGAAAAATATGCAGCTGTGTCCTACAGGGAAGCACCCCAGTAAGAATTCAGATTAATGCTTGATCAACCAGCGTAAGTGCAGGTCACACTGCAGTGTACTTTAGATCTTTATAGATGCAGCAGAGATGCCCAGGGCGAAGTTAATGTTTATCTACTGTATGTTAATATCACAGATGGTGATTTGTGCCTGAAGCCTGGAACATTTTTAGTTATGATTCAATGACACAACACACTCAAAGGACAATTTATGTTTGACTTGCAGAAGTGCCACCACATTGTGTGGTATCAGCAATGCATTTTATAGACATGAGTCTAATATTAAAgtatcacattttcttttttttttttgaattagATATAGTcgtggtaaaaagaaagtactcCCTCTGGCAGTTCTAAGGTTAATATATCAGGACATATTAAAAATGTTCTAGCCCTCACCAGGTCATAAAATTATTGAAATACAacttcagatgaacaacaatgcATTATATATTACattgtgtcatttaaaaaaaaacaaaaaacatccaaaatgcagaagcagtgtgcgAACAGCACAGCCAATGACTGAATAGCTTGTAGAACtacctttagcagcagtaaccTGAATCATGTTCTGTATGACTTTTATCtgtctcacatcactgtggaggagttttGGCCCACAGGCATTCGCACAGCTCTGTGAACCCTAGAACACTAACGTCAGGTGATTTTTCACGCACATGATTGCAATCACGTCATTTTTGTTGTGTTGCTGCTGCCATCATATAGCTggattgaggtctgggctttgattcttttctttttcagccattctgttgtagatttgctgctgtgcttgggatcactggcTTGTTGCATggcccagtttcagccaagctttagctgttagTCAGttggcctcatatttgactctagaatactttggtatacagaggagctcatggTCAACTCAGTCCAAGGTGTCCAGGCCCTACGGctgtaaaacaagcccaaatcatcacccgtCCATCAGCTTGCtcgacagttggtatgaggtgttaaGCATGGTGCTGGGCATTATGGCCACACATCTCCACTTTGACTTgttctgtccaaaggacattgttccagaagttgTGGTTTGTTAAGATGCAAGATCTGGTTGccacttaccctcttaattcctatggaagcccTAAGAGTGTactcagtttttcacacactgcttctgcattttggcttcatttttcattaaataaaaaaatacacactgtaatatgtcatgttttgtagttcatctAAAATTATATTTGTGAGGATGAGATTATTTTTCAtatgtcctgatacataaaaccttggaactgaaagagggtgtactttctttttgctATGACTGAAGATATCAGTTAAATCTAGTGTGTCTGAGCAACTTCTACAGTCAAAGCTGTTGTGTTCCTCTTTAATATCATTTTGGGAGCACTCACTCGAATCTTTTGGCTGTCGATAGGACGTCCAAACCCCTAATTGGACTGGGTTTGGTTTCCACAGCATGGCTTGTTCTGCAACACAGAATAGGTTGTCATGAATGTCTAGCAGCAGCACATCACCAAGACAGGACAGCTTCAGTTATTGCTTTTAATGAAAACTCAATTTTTGAAGTTGCATCTTAATCACTGCGGATACCCTGCTGTGTCTTGTTCTTTCGTGGCATTGTTTTGTCCGTGGATCCAGCTGCCGTCCTTTTTTATCGCAGACCGCACCCTGATGGTTTGAAGCACCTTGTTTCTGTCAACATCTACAACACGCACACACGGACGCACACACTTTCTTTCAGTACTGCATaccaagaattttttttttctgccgtGTTTAATCAAATAAACTTGCCTTGTGCCATGATGTTTTCTCAGAAGTTCAACCTGAGGaaatatttgattaattttttaaaattctattctagcctaattaaaaaaaaaaaaaaaaaaatgcacaaccaATATGTTTTATCATTCACGCTCTCTATACATCCCCACTTCATCCAGCCTGTAAACTGTATTCATGCACAGAAAAACTTCCACAATGATAACTTGATATTGAAGTATTGATTCTTTGTTATTAGAAAACGTTGATAGTTATTATTACCTGTATAAACCTTTTTCATTACAGCGTACCACACTGCATTCCACAATAAAAGCTCCGCAAAACGTAGTCTTGTAAACACTGTTATGTTCCTCATACACTCTCTGTTTTGTGTCTTGTCATATTGTGCATCTGTTCTGTATTCTCATTCTCTTCGAGCGCCTGTTAACATTCTGACCTGCACTTAGTGCTTTAATCTCTTATGATGAATCTTTTTGGAGATGCGCCAGCCCCAATTAAGCAGGTCAAATTCATTATGCATACAAAAGGAAAGCAATTCAGATTCGGTAATGAGCCCTTCCTCTCGCAGGCGCTGAACATGAGTGTGAAGTCCATTTTTGTGAAGTATTGTGTTCTCACCTGTTCGTGTCAGAGCAGATCGCTGTCGAGCCTCTTCTGGATCTCTGCGACGTGCAGGCGGAAGGTAGAAATACCTTCACCTGAGCCCCCACCCCGTGCTGTTTCAGATCTCCACCCCCGTTAGTTTGAAGTGCCGTACCTGGATGCTGCTACACAGGCTCATCGAgtgaaggggtggggggggtgataAGAGCGtggatgaaaatgtgtttatggTTTCGATTTTCTGAGAGTGTGAAAAGTCACATTCCAGAGATGGTTTCTATTAAGATTTTCAGTCTTTGCTAAGAAGCAAATTGACAACAGCATTTTCTAACCTCTGTGACAACTTAAAACCATTTAAATCAACCCCACGCTTTAGTACTTGATGGTGTTTTCTTTCCCACAACTGACAATACCAGCTTAAGTAGTACTAAGCAGAACTCAGTTCTGGTTAGTATTGGTtagttcttgttttgttttgtttttttgcttcattCAAAGCAAACAATTTCTTTTACAGGCATACTGTTCCAGTTAGGTGGATTCTGGGAATCAAGAGGGAC
The window above is part of the Archocentrus centrarchus isolate MPI-CPG fArcCen1 chromosome 14, fArcCen1, whole genome shotgun sequence genome. Proteins encoded here:
- the LOC115791514 gene encoding tigger transposable element-derived protein 6-like; translation: MPSRNHLDKIGRKKKKKWTEDAMERALIEVKSGRCTVRQAAKEFGVPKSSLGDRVSGRVTPGSRSGPAQLITSADEELLVEFSLYMSRHGFPLTKQQLVSFASSIYKRQHRRVAFSKLGQTWWLNFRKRQEKNITIQPADNVVRGRTVSVRKEAVDQFFHLLRTVVDAHKLRDKPHQIFNCNETGFQLGRKRVTLPKSASLGYKPAPGSRDHVSVLACFNAAGEDIPPFIIYSKAYPGGVCYKTQGPPNALYGWSDSGCVNSDLFKKWFLKHFLVRAPKERPLLLIFDGHRSPVNLEVVESARKEDVILLCLPPHCSHILQPLDAGLFVVLKQHFASLLGDDHTTDTHFAVSKKEFSGVFKGTYQVAKEEEGVRIVKEGFRKCGIYPLNHFTISDGHLISAHSIGPVAAPSLSLSSSQGVHTVGDLTAAGPSS